From a single Streptomyces sp. NBC_01264 genomic region:
- a CDS encoding DUF389 domain-containing protein produces MLHLRMIIPSDRTDAVVRIVEGTVGTTHLAVLPGAARIPAGDIVLCDVAREAGDELLNELRALGIDKDGSIAVENIDLSLSDRADRAEEEAPGEAADAVLWEQLSEATHEESTLTITYCAFMIIATMIAACGVVLDNAILIVGAMAVGPEFGPLAGVCTGLVQRTPRLAARSLVALLVGFAVAMVATTVFTLVMDALGLFHHGMLDKPRPNTSFIWQPDLFSFVVAVLAGAAGVLSLTSAKSGALVGVAISVTTVPAAANAAVALGYGEFAQMWGSAEQLLLNLFGIMLAGVLTLLCQKLLWRTQRGHWRRRTPAKA; encoded by the coding sequence ATGCTGCATCTACGGATGATCATTCCGTCGGACCGGACCGACGCCGTGGTCCGGATCGTCGAGGGGACGGTCGGCACCACCCATCTGGCCGTGCTGCCCGGAGCCGCCCGCATCCCGGCGGGCGACATCGTGCTGTGCGACGTGGCGCGCGAGGCGGGCGACGAGCTCCTGAACGAGCTCCGCGCGCTCGGCATCGACAAGGACGGCTCGATCGCGGTCGAGAACATCGACCTCTCCCTCTCGGACCGCGCCGACCGGGCCGAGGAGGAGGCCCCGGGCGAGGCGGCCGACGCCGTGCTGTGGGAGCAGTTGAGCGAGGCGACCCACGAGGAGTCCACCCTCACCATCACCTACTGCGCCTTCATGATCATCGCGACGATGATCGCCGCCTGCGGCGTGGTCCTCGACAACGCCATCCTGATCGTGGGCGCGATGGCGGTCGGCCCGGAGTTCGGCCCGCTCGCCGGCGTCTGCACCGGCCTGGTGCAGCGCACCCCCCGGCTGGCCGCCCGCTCGCTGGTCGCCCTGCTGGTGGGCTTCGCCGTCGCGATGGTCGCGACCACCGTCTTCACCCTGGTCATGGACGCGCTCGGGCTGTTCCACCACGGCATGCTGGACAAGCCCCGGCCCAACACCAGTTTCATCTGGCAGCCGGACCTGTTCTCCTTCGTCGTGGCGGTGCTCGCCGGCGCGGCCGGGGTGCTCTCCCTGACCTCGGCGAAGTCCGGCGCGCTGGTCGGCGTCGCGATCTCGGTGACCACGGTCCCGGCGGCCGCCAACGCGGCCGTGGCCCTCGGCTACGGCGAGTTCGCCCAGATGTGGGGCTCGGCGGAGCAGCTCCTGCTGAACCTCTTCGGCATCATGCTGGCCGGCGTCCTGACCCTGCTCTGCCAAAAGCTCCTGTGGCGCAC
- the coaA gene encoding type I pantothenate kinase, whose product MISSPPRSTPDRATERPDGSDQPTQPEQPRQPEPAAQPEHAAHPTRRRGHEASPYVDLTRAEWSALRERTPLPLTADEVERLRGLGDVIDLDEVRDVYLPLSRLLNLYVGATSNLRGTLNTFLGDAGNGHGAQTGTPFVIGVAGSVAVGKSTVARLLQALLARWPEHPRVELVTTDGFLYPMKELERRGLTARKGFPESYDRRALTRFVADIKAGKDEVTAPVYSHLIYDIVPDERLVVRRPDILIVEGLNVLQPALPGKDGRTRVGLADYFDFSVYVDARPEDIERWYLNRFRKLRATAFQNPFSYFRKYTQVSEEEALEYAQTMWRTINKPNLLENVAPTRGRATLVVRKGPDHKVQKLSLRKL is encoded by the coding sequence GTGATCTCTTCGCCGCCACGAAGCACGCCGGACCGCGCAACGGAGCGCCCCGACGGATCGGACCAGCCGACGCAGCCCGAGCAGCCCCGGCAGCCCGAGCCCGCCGCGCAGCCCGAGCACGCCGCGCACCCCACGCGCCGCCGGGGCCACGAGGCCTCCCCCTACGTCGACCTGACCAGAGCCGAGTGGAGCGCCCTGCGCGAGCGCACCCCGCTCCCACTGACGGCCGACGAGGTCGAGCGGCTGCGGGGACTGGGCGACGTCATCGACCTCGACGAGGTCCGCGACGTCTACCTGCCGCTCTCCCGCCTGCTGAACCTGTACGTCGGCGCGACCAGCAACCTGCGCGGCACCCTCAACACCTTCCTCGGCGACGCCGGCAACGGCCACGGCGCCCAGACGGGCACCCCCTTCGTCATAGGGGTCGCGGGCTCGGTCGCCGTGGGCAAGTCCACCGTGGCCCGTCTCCTCCAGGCGCTCCTGGCCCGCTGGCCGGAGCACCCGCGCGTGGAGCTGGTCACCACCGACGGCTTCCTCTACCCGATGAAGGAGCTGGAGCGGCGCGGCCTGACCGCCCGCAAGGGCTTCCCCGAGTCCTACGACCGCCGCGCGCTGACCCGTTTCGTCGCCGACATCAAGGCGGGCAAGGACGAGGTCACGGCGCCGGTCTACTCGCACCTGATCTACGACATCGTCCCCGACGAGCGGCTCGTCGTGCGCCGTCCCGACATCCTGATCGTCGAGGGGCTCAACGTCCTGCAGCCCGCCCTGCCCGGCAAGGACGGCCGCACCCGGGTCGGCCTCGCCGACTACTTCGACTTCAGCGTGTACGTGGACGCCCGCCCCGAGGACATCGAGCGCTGGTACCTCAACCGGTTCCGCAAGCTGCGCGCGACGGCGTTCCAGAACCCCTTCTCCTACTTCCGCAAGTACACCCAGGTCTCCGAGGAGGAGGCCCTGGAGTACGCGCAGACGATGTGGCGGACCATCAACAAGCCCAACCTGCTGGAGAACGTGGCCCCCACCCGCGGCCGCGCCACCCTCGTCGTCCGCAAGGGACCCGACCACAAGGTGCAGAAGCTGAGCCTGCGCAAGCTCTGA
- the glmS gene encoding glutamine--fructose-6-phosphate transaminase (isomerizing) produces the protein MCGIVGYVGAQSALDVVIAGLKRLEYRGYDSAGVAVLADGELAAVKKAGKLVNLEKELVGHPLPAGSTGLGHTRWATHGGPTDVNAHPHLDNSGRVAVVHNGIIENFAALRAELAERGHRLESETDTEVVAHLLAERFEGAGGDLAEAMRQVCRRLDGAFTLVAVHADQPDVVVGARRNSPLVVGVGEGENFLASDVAAFIAHTRSAIELGQDQVVELRQGGVTVTNFDGTAADVRAYHVDWDASAAEKGGYDYFMLKEIAEQPKAVADTLLGRIDANGLLTLDEVRIPDSVLREVDKVVIVACGTAYHAGMIAKLAIEHWTRIPCETELASEFRYRDPILDQRTLVIAISQSGETMDTLMALRHAREQGAKVLAICNTNGSTIPRESDAVLYTHAGPEVAVASTKAFLTQLVACYLVALYLGQVRGTKWGDEIRSVIRELSDIAAAVDTVLETMEPVRELARSLADKNTVLFLGRHVGYPVALEGALKLKELAYMHAEGFAAGELKHGPIALIEQDLPVVVVVPSPRGRSVLHDKIVSNIQEIRARGARTIVIAEEGDEAVVPYADHLIRIPATPTLLQPLVATVPLQVFACELATARGNEVDQPRNLAKSVTVE, from the coding sequence ATGTGCGGAATCGTGGGTTACGTGGGAGCGCAGTCGGCGCTCGATGTGGTCATTGCCGGGCTCAAGCGGCTGGAGTACCGCGGCTACGACTCGGCGGGTGTCGCCGTGCTCGCCGACGGGGAACTCGCCGCCGTCAAGAAGGCCGGCAAGCTGGTCAATCTGGAGAAGGAGCTGGTCGGGCACCCGCTGCCGGCCGGTTCCACGGGGCTCGGACACACCCGGTGGGCCACCCATGGAGGGCCCACCGACGTCAACGCCCACCCGCACCTCGACAATTCGGGGCGCGTGGCCGTCGTGCACAACGGGATCATCGAGAACTTCGCCGCGCTGCGGGCCGAGCTCGCCGAGCGCGGGCACCGGCTGGAGTCCGAGACGGACACCGAGGTCGTGGCGCACCTGCTGGCCGAGCGGTTCGAGGGTGCCGGCGGGGACCTGGCGGAGGCGATGCGGCAGGTGTGCCGGCGGCTCGACGGGGCCTTCACACTGGTCGCCGTGCACGCGGACCAGCCGGACGTGGTGGTCGGTGCGCGCCGCAACTCCCCGCTCGTGGTCGGCGTCGGGGAGGGCGAGAACTTCCTCGCCTCCGACGTGGCCGCCTTCATCGCCCACACCCGGTCCGCGATCGAGCTGGGCCAGGACCAGGTCGTCGAGCTCCGCCAGGGCGGCGTCACCGTGACCAACTTCGACGGCACGGCCGCGGACGTGCGGGCGTACCACGTGGACTGGGACGCCTCCGCGGCCGAGAAGGGGGGCTACGACTACTTCATGCTCAAGGAGATCGCCGAGCAGCCGAAGGCCGTCGCCGACACCCTCCTGGGCCGGATCGACGCGAACGGCCTGCTCACCCTCGACGAGGTGCGCATCCCCGACTCGGTGCTGCGCGAGGTCGACAAGGTCGTGATCGTGGCGTGCGGTACGGCCTACCACGCGGGCATGATCGCGAAGCTGGCCATCGAGCACTGGACGCGGATCCCGTGCGAGACGGAGCTGGCCAGCGAGTTCCGCTACCGCGACCCGATCCTCGACCAGCGGACGCTGGTGATCGCGATCTCGCAGTCCGGCGAGACGATGGACACCCTGATGGCGCTGCGCCACGCCCGCGAGCAGGGCGCCAAGGTACTGGCGATCTGCAACACGAACGGCTCGACGATCCCGCGCGAGTCGGACGCCGTGCTGTACACGCACGCCGGGCCCGAGGTGGCCGTCGCCTCGACGAAGGCGTTCCTGACGCAGCTCGTGGCCTGCTACCTGGTCGCCCTCTACCTCGGCCAGGTCCGGGGCACGAAGTGGGGCGACGAGATCCGGTCCGTGATCCGGGAGCTGTCGGACATCGCCGCGGCGGTGGACACCGTACTGGAGACCATGGAGCCGGTACGGGAGCTGGCACGCTCGCTCGCGGACAAGAACACCGTGCTGTTCCTGGGGCGGCACGTCGGCTACCCGGTGGCGCTGGAGGGTGCGCTCAAGCTCAAGGAGCTGGCGTACATGCACGCCGAGGGCTTCGCGGCGGGCGAGCTCAAGCACGGGCCGATCGCGCTCATCGAGCAGGACCTGCCGGTCGTGGTCGTCGTACCGTCGCCGCGCGGGCGCTCGGTGCTGCACGACAAGATCGTGTCGAACATCCAGGAGATCCGGGCGCGCGGGGCGCGGACCATCGTGATCGCCGAGGAGGGGGACGAGGCGGTGGTCCCGTACGCCGACCACCTCATCCGCATTCCGGCCACCCCGACGCTGCTCCAGCCGCTCGTGGCCACCGTGCCGTTGCAGGTGTTCGCGTGCGAGCTGGCGACGGCGCGGGGGAACGAGGTGGACCAGCCGCGTAACCTCGCGAAGTCGGTGACTGTCGAGTAG
- a CDS encoding holo-ACP synthase, which yields MIIGVGIDVAEIERFGAALERTPGLAGRLFLDAELTLPGGERRGTASLAARFAAKEALAKALGAPAGLLWTDAEVYVEASGQPRLRVSGTVEARALALGVKSWHISLSHDAGIASAVVIAEG from the coding sequence GTGATTATCGGCGTCGGGATCGATGTGGCGGAGATCGAGCGGTTCGGCGCGGCGCTGGAGCGCACGCCGGGCCTGGCCGGGCGGCTGTTCCTCGACGCGGAGCTGACCCTGCCGGGCGGCGAGCGGCGCGGGACCGCCTCGCTCGCCGCCCGGTTCGCCGCCAAGGAAGCGCTGGCCAAGGCGCTCGGCGCGCCCGCCGGGCTGCTGTGGACCGACGCCGAGGTGTACGTGGAGGCCAGTGGGCAGCCGCGGCTGCGGGTGTCGGGGACGGTCGAGGCGCGGGCGCTGGCGCTGGGCGTGAAGTCCTGGCACATCTCGCTCAGCCACGACGCGGGCATCGCCTCCGCCGTGGTGATCGCCGAGGGCTAG
- a CDS encoding NAD(P)H-hydrate dehydratase: MRTAYSVETVRAAERELMARLPEGTLMRRAAAGLAAVCVRLLPRVYGAGVVLLVGPGDNGGDTLFAGAKLARRGAGVTAVAMDPARVHAGGLAALRAAGGRLEGAVPERADLVLDGLVGIGGRGALRPAAAALVERIPAGAVVVAVDLPSGVDADTGEVAGAAVTADVTVTFGAYKPGLLIDPGASRAGALHLVDIGLDLGTPEMEALQHADVAGLLPEPTATSDKYRRGVLGIVAGSARYPGAAVLAVAGALRGGAGAVRYVGPPAVADAVLARYPETLIGAGRVQAWVVGPGLGDEGGPEAREALSQPVPVLVDADGLRGLDPAELRARAAPTLLTPHAGEAAALLGLSRETVEAGRLEAVRALAERYGAVALLKGSTTLIAPAGPGAVRVNPTGTPWLATAGSGDVLSGLAGSLLAAGLPAVDAGAVAAYLHGLAARLTGGPLLAHQVAEALPRAWRDVAGR, translated from the coding sequence ATGCGTACTGCTTACAGCGTGGAGACCGTACGGGCCGCCGAGCGCGAGCTGATGGCCCGGCTGCCCGAAGGCACCCTGATGCGGCGGGCGGCGGCCGGACTGGCCGCCGTGTGCGTGCGGTTGCTGCCCCGCGTGTACGGGGCCGGCGTGGTGCTGCTGGTCGGCCCGGGGGACAACGGCGGCGACACCCTCTTCGCGGGCGCGAAGCTGGCCCGGCGCGGGGCCGGGGTGACGGCCGTCGCGATGGATCCGGCCCGGGTGCACGCGGGCGGCCTGGCCGCGCTGCGGGCCGCCGGGGGGCGCCTGGAGGGGGCCGTGCCCGAGCGCGCCGACCTGGTGCTCGACGGGCTGGTCGGCATCGGCGGCCGGGGCGCGCTGCGGCCGGCCGCGGCCGCGCTGGTGGAACGGATCCCGGCGGGCGCGGTGGTGGTCGCGGTGGACCTGCCGAGCGGGGTGGACGCGGACACCGGGGAGGTGGCCGGAGCGGCCGTCACGGCGGACGTGACGGTGACCTTCGGGGCGTACAAGCCGGGGCTGCTGATCGACCCGGGTGCCTCGCGGGCCGGCGCCTTGCACCTGGTGGACATCGGGCTGGACCTCGGGACCCCCGAGATGGAGGCCCTGCAGCACGCAGACGTGGCGGGACTGCTGCCGGAGCCGACGGCGACGAGCGACAAGTACCGGCGCGGAGTCCTCGGGATCGTCGCCGGGTCCGCGCGCTACCCGGGCGCGGCGGTGCTCGCGGTGGCGGGGGCGCTGCGGGGCGGCGCGGGCGCGGTGCGCTACGTGGGGCCGCCCGCGGTGGCCGACGCCGTACTGGCCCGCTACCCGGAGACCCTGATCGGGGCCGGCCGGGTGCAGGCGTGGGTGGTCGGGCCGGGGCTGGGCGACGAGGGCGGCCCGGAGGCGCGGGAGGCGCTGTCGCAGCCGGTACCGGTGCTGGTGGACGCGGACGGGCTGCGCGGGCTGGACCCCGCCGAGCTGCGGGCCCGGGCGGCCCCGACCCTGCTGACCCCGCACGCGGGGGAGGCGGCGGCGCTGCTGGGGCTCTCGCGGGAGACGGTCGAGGCGGGGCGGCTGGAGGCCGTACGGGCGCTGGCGGAGCGGTACGGGGCGGTGGCGCTGCTGAAGGGGTCGACGACCCTGATCGCCCCGGCCGGGCCCGGTGCCGTCCGGGTGAACCCGACCGGGACCCCGTGGCTGGCCACCGCCGGGAGCGGGGACGTGCTGTCCGGGCTGGCCGGGTCCCTGCTGGCGGCCGGGCTGCCCGCCGTGGACGCCGGGGCGGTGGCGGCGTACCTCCACGGCCTGGCGGCCCGCCTCACCGGCGGCCCCCTCCTGGCCCACCAGGTCGCGGAAGCCCTGCCGCGGGCTTGGCGGGATGTCGCCGGCCGCTAG
- the alr gene encoding alanine racemase: MNETAARVYAEIDLDAVRANVRALRERAPRSALMAVVKADAYGHGAVACAKAAQEAGASWLGTATPEEALALRAAGLEGPVLCWLWTPGGPWREAVEAGIDVAVSAMWALDEVREAARAAGLTARIQLKADTGLGRNGCQPADWEELVTEAVAAQSEGTVRVTGVWSHFACADEPGHPSIQLQLAAFRDMLAYAEKEGVEPEVRHIANSPATLTLPESHFDLVRCGLAVYGVSPAPELGTSAQLGLRPAMALKASVALVKTVPAGHGVSYGHHHVTERETGLALIPAGYADGVPRQASGLGPVLVGGRIRTVAGRVAMDQFVVDLDGDGDDVRVGDEAVLFGDAERGEPTAEDWAQAAHTIAYEIVTRIGGRVPRVYRGG, translated from the coding sequence ATGAACGAGACAGCCGCGCGCGTGTACGCCGAGATCGATCTTGACGCCGTCCGGGCGAACGTACGGGCCCTGCGCGAGCGGGCGCCCCGTTCCGCACTGATGGCCGTCGTCAAGGCGGACGCCTACGGGCACGGGGCCGTGGCCTGCGCCAAGGCCGCCCAGGAGGCCGGTGCGAGCTGGCTGGGGACCGCCACGCCCGAGGAGGCCCTCGCGCTGCGCGCCGCCGGGCTCGAAGGGCCCGTGCTGTGCTGGCTGTGGACCCCCGGCGGGCCCTGGCGGGAGGCCGTCGAGGCCGGTATCGACGTGGCCGTCAGCGCGATGTGGGCCCTCGACGAGGTCCGGGAGGCCGCCCGCGCCGCCGGACTGACGGCCAGGATCCAGCTCAAGGCCGACACCGGCCTGGGCCGCAACGGCTGCCAGCCCGCCGACTGGGAGGAGCTGGTCACCGAGGCCGTCGCCGCCCAGTCCGAGGGGACCGTCCGCGTCACCGGCGTCTGGTCGCACTTCGCCTGCGCCGACGAGCCGGGCCACCCCTCCATCCAGCTCCAGCTGGCCGCCTTCCGCGACATGCTCGCGTACGCGGAGAAGGAGGGCGTCGAGCCCGAGGTCCGGCACATCGCCAACTCCCCGGCCACGCTCACCCTCCCGGAGTCCCACTTCGACCTCGTCCGCTGCGGCCTGGCCGTCTACGGGGTCTCGCCCGCGCCCGAGCTCGGCACCTCCGCCCAGCTCGGCCTGCGGCCCGCGATGGCGCTCAAGGCCTCCGTCGCGCTGGTCAAGACCGTGCCGGCCGGGCACGGGGTCAGCTACGGGCACCACCACGTCACCGAGCGGGAGACCGGCCTCGCGCTGATCCCCGCGGGCTACGCCGACGGAGTCCCGCGGCAGGCCTCCGGGCTCGGCCCGGTGCTCGTCGGCGGCCGGATCCGTACCGTCGCCGGGCGCGTCGCCATGGACCAGTTCGTGGTCGACCTGGACGGGGACGGGGATGACGTGCGCGTCGGCGACGAGGCCGTCCTCTTCGGGGACGCCGAGCGCGGTGAACCCACCGCCGAGGACTGGGCTCA